The genomic segment ATCCATCAATACAGTGGAACCAATTAATTGAGTCAGTTTCTATCTCAAATGAACAACCATCAGACTTAGAGTTACCTGGAGATGGAGATGGAGATGGAGATGGAGCTGAGGATGATGAGTTGACCGATTTCAAACTATGATAGATGCGCACACAAAACTGGACACTCGAATTCAACAATGGATTTTTAATCAAGGTTGGTACAACCTTCGTGAGATTCAGTGTAAGGCAATAGCCCCAATTCTGGCAGGGGATACAGATGTATTAATTAGCGCTTCTACAGCTGCAGGTAAAACAGAAGCCTTTTTCTTGCCTGCAATAAGCAAGATGATAAACGGTGAACAAAGTGGTGTAAGCATTTTGTATATCAGTCCTTTGAAGGCACTTATTAATGACCAGGATCGTCGTTTAGAAAGTCTTGTAGATCTTATCGGTCTAAATGTGACCCCTTGGCATGGTGATAGCTCCAAAGGCCGAAAAAATAAGCTCAAGAAGTCACCTTCTGGTATTGTTTTAATCACACCTGAGTCGTTAGAGTCGATGTTAATAAGGGATTCGGGATGGGTAAAGCTGGCGTTTTCTAAATTGGACCATATCGTTATCGATGAATTCCATGCCTTTTTGGGGACAGAGCGAGGCCATCATCTTGTTTCACTGCTTCATCGATTAGAGCACTTATTAGGACGTTTAAAATCCCCGATTCCTAGGACTGCATTAAGTGCAACGCTAGGCAATATTGAAGACGTGCCAGTACTTTTGCGCCCAAATCAGTCATTACCTTGTCAAATTATCAGAAACTCGCAATCAACTACATCATTAAAAGTGCAAGTTAAAGGATATGTAGAACCAAAAGAAATGCGGAATGAAAGTTCTGAAAGTGCTGAGTTCCAGGTTTGTAGAGATTTATTTAAGTTTTGTAGGGGTGACAGTCACCTCGTATTTGCTAACAGCAGAAAGCGAACGGAAAGCTTAACGGCTACCTTAACTGACTTCTGTGAGGAAGCGGTCGTACCGAATGAGTTTTTCCCTCATCATGGCTCGCTTGTAAAGGAAATGCGAGAGGATCTAGAGAGAAGACTACAGAACGAGCAATTACCTACCACTGCAATCTGTACCATGACTTTAGAGCTAGGAATTGATATTGGTAAGGTTAACTCCGTGATTCAAGTTACAGCACCCCACTCAGTGTCGAGCTTGCGGCAGAGAATGGGGCGATCTGGAAGGCGCGGAGGTCCATCTGTTTTAAGGATGTTAATCACAGAAAATGAGCTTGAAAAAAACTCTGATGTTGTGAGTAAATTAAGATTACAGCTTGTCCAGTCGCTTGCCATGATAAGACTTTTAATTAGAAATAAATGGTATGAACCTGCGGATACGGATAAATATCATTTTTCAACGCTTCTTCACCAAATACTGTCTGTTGTAGCCCAATGGGGCGGCGTTAGAGCAGATCAGTTGTTTACATTATTGTGTAAAAATGGCGTGTTTCAAAAAATCAATGCGAACCAGTTTAAAGCGCTTTTAATACACATGGGGCAGCAAGACCTGATCACGCAGTTAGGGAGTGGTGAGTTATCTCTGGGCTTAACTGGAGAGCGTTTAGTTAATCATTATTCCTTTTATGCAGTATTTAAAACACCAGAAGAATATCGAGTTGTTAACGGTGATAAAACGCTTGGTTCATTGCCTGTAGATTCTTTAATAATGACAGGGCAGCACATAGTATTTGGAGGAAAACGCTGGAAGGTTTTAGATGTAGACCCAGACAAAAAAGTTATTAGTGTAGAGTATGCTCGCGGTGGTCAAGCACCTAAGTTTGGAGGTGGTGGTTTAACCATTCATGATGAAATCAGAAAGGAAATGTTCAATATCTTATTAGATGGCGACTATCGAATCTCGATAGGCAGTCAAAAAGTTGATTTTGTTGACACTACCGCAAAAGAGTTATTCACTGAAAGTGTTGAATATTTTAATGCAGCAGGGTTAGCAAAAAAGTCTATCCTGCAAGTTGGAAAATCAACATGTATTTTTACATGGATGGGTGACAAAGTAGTAAATACGATTGCGGCGCTGCTTATTAACTTAGGCTATGAAGTTGGGAATTTTGCTGGCGTGTTGATAATTGAAGATGCGAAAGAAGAAAGTATAGAAATATCACTTAAACAACTTTTGCTAGATTCATTACCCACAGAACAATCATTAGCCAACTCTGTACGTGATAAATGCATAGATAAATTTGATGAGTACCTTCCTGAAGATATTCTCGCATTAAACTTTGGTTCGGCTACTTTTAATATAGAAAAGGCAAGGCTTTGGCTAAAAAATTTTGATGGCTGAGTAAACCTGATCCCCCAACATCAGCCGCATTCTCTGCGGCTTTTTACTATCTATCTAAACCAATCCTTACGGTTCTTCAGAAATAGGTTCTGGCTTGTAGTGTTCTGAATTCAAACCACATCACTCAATAAGTCTTGGATTTGTACCTCGCTCCAATTTTGCCGTAAAAAAATTACGGCACTGTTGGTGGTGTGCTATAGTTAACACTGTTAATTTCTTTAATACTGGATAATCAAGATGCTCGCTAAACTTGTCGTCAAAAATTTTCGTAACTTTGAAAACTGGTTTGAGATCGATCTCAAAAGTGATCGCTCGTATGAATTCAGCAAGCATGCAGTGCAAAATGAAATCGTTAAGCATGGTGTTATTTACGGCATTAATGGTGAGGGTAAGTCAAACCTTGGGCTTGCCATTATTGATGTCACGAGCCATCTAACAGATAACAATCTTCAGGCAGGATTGAGCACGAACTACTTAAATGCAAACTCGAAAGATAAACTGGCTGAATTTAAATATCAGTTTGATTTTGATGGTATTGAGGTACTTTATAATTATGGCAAAGAAAAATGCACGACAACCGTTTATGAAAAACTGATCATTGATGGTGTTGAGGTCGTTAATTTTGATCGCAGAGTCTCATCCATTGCAGACTTTAACCTACCAGGTTCAGAGACATTAAAGAACGATTTTGAAGGAAAGGATATTTCACCGGTTAAGTATATAAAGTCAAACGCATTACTTGATGATCATGTTATTAATAATGCCTTCGATACGTTTATGAAGTTTGTTGATGGCATGGTGTTTTTTAGAACGCTTTCTAAGCTTCAAGAGTTTTATGGCCAGCCAACAGGTAAGCAGCGTGTTTCCCAAGCTATTATTGAGCAAGGCAAACTCAAAGACTTTGAAACATTTCTTAATGATTCAGGAGTGGCTTGTAAGCTGAAACAATCGGGTGCTGAGAATGAAGAGATTATTGAGTTTGATTTCGGTGAACGCAGCATTGAATTTTCTCAAGCGGCTTCAACTGGGACGATCTCTCTTGGTAATTTTTATTATTGGTATTTAAAGCTTACCTCTGGTGAAATCTCATTTGCGTATATTGATGAGTTCGATGCGTATTATCATTTTAACTTATCACAACATATTGTTGAGCGCATAGCAAAGACGAGTTGCCAATCCCTTATGACAACTCATAACAGTACATTGATGTCTAATAATATTTTAAGACCAGATTGCTATTTTGTTCTAGCCAAGCAAAAACTAAATCCTCTTTATAACTTAACTGATAGAGAGATCAGAAAAGCGCATAATTTAGAGAAAATGTATCGCTCTGGAGCTTTTGATGAGTAGTTACGTTCTTTGCATATTTGAAGGGAAGCGTGCAGAGCCAAATATTACTAATAACCTTTGTGTGAACCTTCTGCAAGATGAGGACAAGGTTATTCTTAGGGCATCCTATGGTTGTAATATTTATAAATTATATGCAGAGATTGAAAAAGATCCGTATTTAGATACCTACGAACTACTGGTAGAAGAATTAATAAAGCGGCAAAAAGAAGAACAGCGTTTAGGTCGCGATTTACGTGAAGAAGAACTTGCTGTTTTAAATATTGATGATTCAAGCCTAATTAGTGATATTTATCTTATCTTTGATTATGACGCCCATTGCAGCAATGCTAATGATAAGAAATTAGTTGAAATGCTAGATAAGTTTAACAATCCGCAAGAAGAAGGACTGTTAATTGTTAGCTACCCAATGGTTGAAGCAATAAGGCATCAAAGAAGTGTTGAGTATAGAGAAGAGCTATACGCATTGAGTGAGTTTGGTAAATATAAGAATTGGACTAACAAGGATGCCGATCTAGATAAAAAATACCATAATTGGGGTGCATATGATTTTGATACTTGGAGAGAAATCGTTGCTCAGCACCTTGCTCGCGCTAATCATTTAGTGACAAATGAACTATCACTTCCTAAGAGTCAAATTGAGCAACAAGAGATTTTCATTCAACAGCTTGATAAGCACGTTCCTAATGGCAACATTGCCGTAATTTCATCATTCCCATTAATGCTCTTTGATTATTATGGCCAAGCGTTAATGTCGAAATTACGATTTGTGTAGAGTTATATTTATTAGTTGAAGTGACTTTTCCAAATCCACAAAAAAGGGATCTAGCCTAAGCCAGATCCCCTCAACATCAGCCGCATTCCCTGCGGCTTTTTACTATCTATCTAATCTAACCCTTACGGCTCTTCAGAAATAGGCTTCGGCTTATAGTGATCCGAATTCAAACCAAAGTACTCAGGTAAACTTGTACCCACCGAGATAGAAGACCAAGTACCCGTCACGATACCGATGAACATTGCAATCGCAAAGCCTTCTAGTGGACCGCCACCTAATAACCATAAAGAACCAACAGTGATTAGAGTTGTTCCTGATGTCACCATAGTACGAGAGAAGGTTGCAGCAACCGCTTCGTTATTTACCTCTTGGATAGATAACTCAGGTTTGGCAATTAATAGCTCACGAATTCGGTCTGCAATGATGATCGAGTCATTTAACGAGTAACCTAAAATCGCCAAAATAGCGGCTAGGGTGGTTAAGTTAAACTCCATTTGAGTCGCAGCAAAGAAGCCAAGTACAAACACGATATCGTGGGTTAGGGCAAACAAAGAGCCAGAAGCCAAACGCCATTCAAAGCGGTAGCTCAAGTACGCTAAGATAACCAAAACTGACACCAATAAAGCCATGCCGCCTTGCTCAGTTAGCTCTTGGCCTACTTGTGGACCAACGATACTGGTATTCAATACTTGAACATCTGAATGCAGAGGAGCAAGTACCTCAGTCAGTGGTGGAAGCTCAACGCCTTTGGGTGGAATCGCATAACGCAATACCCAACGACCCGGCTCACCAGAGGCAATAACCGCCACATCTTGCTTAAAGCTAGCATCTAATAACGGCGCAATTTCACTGCTTGTGATTTTGCTATCAATTTGAACTTCACTCACGATACCGCCAGTAAAATCCAAGCCCCAGTTAAGGCCTTTGGTTGCTATCATCGATAATGCAAAAATCATCAAACCGATAGAAACCACACTCGTCATGTGACGCCATTTTGTTGCATTTTTCATATTTATAAACATAACTTAAATCCTAACATCATGACGAGAATCACGACCCCAAACTAAATTGATAATGGCACGTGACGCGAAGATGCCTGTGAACATACTGGTTAATAGACCTAAGCCCAGAGTTAATGCGAAGCCTTGGATAGGGCCATTACCGATAGTGTATAGAACCACCGCGGTAATCATTGTGGTGAAGTTGGCATCGAAAATGGTACCAAATGCACTACTAAAGCCTCTATCAATCGCTTGTGCTAATGTTCGACCTTCTTTCTGTTTATCTTTAATACGTTCAAAAATAAGTACGTTAGTATCAACCGCCATACCAACCGTTAGTACTAAACCTGCAATACCTGGAAGGGTAAGAACCGCCCCCGGAATAAGCGCAAGTAAACCAAATAGCATTACCATGTTGCCAACAAGGGCAATGTTAGCCACCCAACCTAAACGACGATACCAAAACGCCATAAACAGTAGAGTTAGACCAAGACCAAGACCTAAAGCAGCAAAACCATTTTGAATATTCTCAGCACCCAGTGTCGGGCCAATAGTACGCTCTTCAACGATAGTCACAGGCGCAGTTAGTGAGCCAGCACGAAGAAGTAGAGCAAGCTCTTGAGATTCTTGAAGTGAGCCAGAACCTGTGATTCTAAAGCGGCTACCAAGTTGACTTTGGATAGTTGCTACACTGATGATTTTGTTACTTTGAGTGGTTTCGCCTTTGCTGTTACGACCGTACTCGTTGTACGACGTTGCCATTGGTTTACCAACATTGTGACGAGAGAACTCAGACATGATTTTGCCGCCTGAACTATCAAGAACAATGTTTACTTCCGCCATGCCCATTTCGCCTAAGCTTGCACGAGCATCAACAATATGGTCACCACTTAGTACTGGTTTTCTACCTACACGTACAGGGCGGCCATTCTCATCAGGAACTTCCATTGTGCTGCCAGTGCCTTGTTCTTTTACTGCATAGAAAGCAAGACTCGCGGTAGCACCGATAACATTTTTTGCAGCAGCAGGATCTTGAACACCCGGAAGCTCGATACGAATTCGGTTTTCACCTTGACGTTGAACTAAGGCTTCAGTGATACCTAATTCTTCAATACGGCTACGCATGGTTTGTAAGTTTTGTTGAACCGTAAGGTTACGAACCGCAATTTTTTCTTCTTCTTTTAGTGTTAGCTTAAGATCAAAGCCGTCACCGTTTGAGATTTGCCAAGTAGGGTAGTTTTTATGGATAAACTCACGAGCAGCGTGGCTTGCTTCTTTAGATGGAAGGCGAACCACTAAGCTATCAGTGCCTTCTTTTTGCATACGAACTGAACGAATACGCTCTTCACGTAACTCTTGTTTTAAAGAATCTGAAAGCTCATTACGTTGTGCTTGGAAAACTTGGTTTACATCAACATCGAGTAAGAATTGCACACCGCCACGTAAATCCAAACCAAGTTTGATTGGTTCAAATCCCATATTTTGTAACCAAGCAGGAGCTGCTGGCGCTAAAGATAACGCAATCGTTGTGCCTTTTTGGTCTTCGTCAATGACGCTACCAAGTACACTTTTTGCTTTTGCTTGCTGTGCTTCATCTTGCAAAATAACGATGGTTTTATCGCCTTTTTGTTCAATGCGTTTAACGATTATTCCTTGGTCGGTTAACGTATTTTGTAATTGAACAATAGAAGGAATTTGTCCGTCTTTATTGGTGATTTGAACGGCAGCATCTTCACCATACCAAGTAGGGATAGCGCTTAATAATAAAATAATAAGGGTCGTAATAAGAACAACGTATTTCCATTTTGAATAATGGTTTAGTCGTTGTATCGGTTGTTTTCTTTGCATAATAATTTCACCTCACATACGAAGTTGCGTATGCGAAAAAGTCACAAATCTAGTTAGTTCGCAATAAACGAATAATAACTAAGTGATAAATCAATGGATTTTGAGTGTGAAATTAAGAGTGTGGGTATAACCGCTGGCTGTAGAGAAGGTTACTTTCCTTCCAAGCCGAAATTCGAGAAGTAGATGAATAGGTATTTAATGCCCAATTGACCGTTGGTTTTGGTTTTTCTTGATAACCAATGGTTAATTGTTCAGAGGGAATAGCAGGGATCTCTAACGCCAGTTCATAAACCGGAAAGACTTCTTCTGGCTCATGGCGCGCCAAGTTCGCCATACGAGAAGCGTAGGCGATGCCTAAATTTACATCGTGGCTTTGAGAGGCGCTTTTAGAATGTAATGTCGTCGAGTCTGTTTGAGCACTATCGATGTTGCAAGTAACAAAATCAATAGATTGGATATGAGAGTTATCAACGGAAATCGTTACTGGAACCGTAGAGTGCTGTTCAATTGTCAGCTCTACAAAGTGGCTGTCGTCGTTTTGATGATATGCAGATGCCTGAGCAAGCGAACTTACCCCAAAGCAAAGACAAATTATCAATAATCGAAACAGTTGAACCACGAAAAATCCAATAATGATGTTAATAGACCATCGCATCGTATTCGATGAATGACCTTACTGGCAAGTGAAATTAATAAATTCAGAAAAATTGATGTAATTTTAGTGAAATCATTTGGTTTTATTTCTTTCTGCTGCCGTTAATTCAAATCGCTCAAGAACATGGTCAATAAAAACACGTAATCGTTTTGGTATCAGCTTATTTTGTGGGAAAACCAAGCTAATGGCGGCTTTCGGTAAATCCCAATCAGGAAGAATTTGCACCAATTCGCCACTTTTAATGTGCTCTCGACATAAGAATTCAGGCAAAGAGGCGATGCCTAACCCACTTAAGCAGGCAGATTTACAGGCAGTTATTGTATTTACTTTTAAGCGATAAGGCAGATTAACGCGAATGGCTTTATCTACCTGATTAAAATAAAGATTAGGGACCTTAACGGCGTTAACGACTTTGATCTGATGATGAGGCGAATCAAGATCCTCTGGAGAAGTAATGTCTCCATATGTAGTTAAATACTCAGGGCTTGCCACAATAATACGCTCGGAAAAGTCGATGGTTCGAGCGACTAACGAAGAGTCGTTGATCTCACCAATTTGAACATAAAGATCAATACCATCACCAATAATATCAACTTCTCGATTGGTCATTTCAACATTAACAGAGACTTCAGGGTAGCGTTTAAGAAAGCTGTTGATGTAATCAGACATAACGTTGTGGCCGATCTCTACGGGCATGGCCAAATTAAGGTGACCACGAATTAAGTTTTGATTTGCGGTCAGCTCTAATTCAGTTTGTTGCATAATATCAAGCACTTTGACGCTGGCTTGATAAAAAATCTCACCTTCTTGGGTTAAGCCTAATTTTCTAGTTGAGCGAGTGATCAGCTTCACACCTAAATGCTCCTCAAGCTCAGCAAGCTTTCTACTTACTGTTGATTTTGTCATACCAAGGTTAGTAGCAGCTTGAGTAAAACTTCCAGAATCAATGACTTGATTTAATATAGTTATGTTATTCAAATCCATCATTAGGTCGTTCCTTATTGATTGGTAAGATTTGTGCAACAGTGTTTCCTTTTTTTCCTATCTAATCAATAAATCATTTTCGTTTTATACTGTCGTTCTCTTATTTATTACATTCATGTTTATTGCAAACGTGAATGGCTTCATTTTCAAGTGGGTACGCGCAGTGGCAGAACAACAGAAGAAAAAAAATAAAGCACCTTTGATTGCGACAATCGTTATTATTTTATGTGGCCTTGCCGGTGGTGGTTATTGGTATGGTTATGGTCAATATTTCCAATCAACAGACAATGCGTATTTGCAAGGTGACATCACAACGATCAGCCCTAAAGTCGGTGGTTATATTGCCAAGACATTGGTTGAAGATAACCAAGTGGTAAAAGCGGGCGATTTATTGGCAACCATAGACAGTCGTGATTTTGAAGCTGAAAAAGAGAAAGCAGAAGCCAATGTATTAGTCAGTGAAGCGGCGATTAAAAATTTAGCGGCAGAGCGCAAGCTACAAGACATTCGTATTCGTCAGGCGGCGAGTGAGATTGAATCAGCCAATGCTGAACATGAGCGTGCTCAACAACAAGTTAAACGTACTAAAGCGTTAATCAAAAAGAATTATTCGTCACAAGATGAGTTAGATAATAACGTTTCCCACCTTAAAGTATCACTGGCAAATGTGGATGCGGCAAAGGCTAATTATCAAGCATCAAAAGAGCAAATCAATGTGATTGAAAGCGAGATTGCTCAAGCGGAGGCTGGATTAGCTCAAGCAAAAGCGGCGTTAGAACAGACTGAAATTAATCTTTCTTATACCAATATTTATGCGCCGATTGATGGTGTGGTTGGTAAACGTAGTTTGCGCAGTGGCTTATTGGTTCAAGCAGGTATGCCTTTACTTAGTCTAGTTCCAACTACAGAAGTATGGATTGAAGCGAACTTTAAAGAAACACAGCTTGGTGATATTCATAAAGGTCAAAAAGTATTTGTCGATTTAGATGCGTATCCAGATCTACACCTAAAAGGGATTGTTGATAGCTTCTCTCCTGCAACGGGCGCTAAATTTGCGTTACTGCCACCAGAGAATGCGACGGGTAATTTCACTAAAATTGTGCAACGTGTGCCGGTTAAAATCAGTATTTTAAATGCAGACTTATTAGAAGGTAAGTTGATCCCAGGTCTTTCAGTGGTTGCAACGGTTGATACTCGAGGTTAGTCATGACTCAAGAATTAACGGTGAGAAATCAAAATGAATCTGCCGATGTACCAATAGAACCTGAAATACCAAGACGCCATTGGATAGCACTATTTGGTGGTTTGCTTGGTGCGTTTATGGCGATTCTGGATATTCAGATCACCAACTCGTCTCTAAAAGATATTCAAGGCGCGTTATCGGCAACCATGGATGAAAGTTCGTGGATCTCTACCTCTTATCTTGTGGCTGAAATGATTGCGATCCCATTGAGTGGTTGGTTGTCAGTTGCCATTGGTAAGCGTCGTTATTTAACCTGGACCACCATCATTTTTGCTGTGGCGTCTGTGCTGTGTTCTGTGTCTTGGAACATGGGCTCAATGATTGTCTTTCGTGCTATTCAGGGTTTTAGTGGTGGGGCGTTAATCCCACTGGCTTTCTCTTTGGTTGTTCAGTTATTGCCATTGAATAAGCGTGCAGTTGGGATGGCGTTATTTGGGGTAACAGCGACGTTTGCGCCGTCAATTGGTCCTACATTAGGTGGCTGGTTAACTGAAAATTTCTCGTGGCACTATATTTTCTATATCAATATTCCACCAGCCATCGCGCTTATCTGTATGGTCAATTATGGTCTTGATGATGAGCCGTTAAAATTAGACAGTTTATTAAAAGCCGATTGGTTTGGTATTACGACGATGGCGATTGGTCTGGGTTGCTTAGAAGTGGTGCTAGAAGAGGGGAACCGTGAAGAGTGGTTTAGCTCTAGCTTCATTGTGACTTTATCGATTATTTCAGCCATCAGTCTTATCTATTTTGTGATTAATGAGCTGCAGCATAAGAACCCACTAGTGAATTTGCGGCTACTTAAACAAAGTCAGTTTGCAATGTCATGCATGGCCTATTTGATCTTAGGGATGGCGTTGTTGGGATCTATTTACGTGCTACCAATGTATATGATCCAAATTCAAGGGTATAACGCGTTAGAAATTGGTGAAGTATTGATGTGGATGGGGTTCCCTCAGCTGTTGATTTTCCCATTAGTACCGAAATTAACGCAGATCATTAAAGCGAAATATTTGGTGTTCTTTGGCTTCTCAATGTTTGGCATTAGCTGTTTTGTAAATACGCACATGAGCTATAACTTTGGTGGTGATCAGCTGATTTTCTCCATGCTATTACGTGCGATTGGTAGTCCATTTATTATGGTGCCTTTGTCATTGGTTGCAATGGAAGAGATCCAAAAGCATCAAGTGGCAGATGCCTCAACCATTACCAATGTATTACGTAATTTGGGTGGTGCATTCAGTATTGCAATTATCGCGACCATGCTGGATAACAAAACCCGTGAACACTTAGGGCATATTAAAGAGACATTAACCAGTGTCAGTACGGATGGTTGGTATCAACTGCAACAAAGCGCAGCAATGTTTGTTTCAAAGGGGAGCGATCCTGCAACTGCAATGCTGCAAGCGAAGGCGTCATTAACCATGACCATGCAGCGAGATGCGGCCATTATGGCGTACAACGATGTTTTCTTAATGATGACGTTCTTCTTAGGTTTTGCTGCTTTTATGATGTTTTTTGTTAAATCGAATTCGAATCCGGGCTCAATGGAAGGTGGAGCGCATTAATTTTTTATGTGTACTCGCATCTTTAAGTGGTTTGGGTATAATGCGGCAGAATATTGAAATGAGGTTCTCATGCGTTTAGATAAATTTTTGTGCGAAACAACAGGTGCCACTCGTAAAGAAGCAACTCGTATTATTAAAAGTGGTACGGTTACCGTTGATGGTGTGAAAACAAAAGTTACTTCAGTAAAAGTAACCGATGATTCAACCGTTGAGTGGGATGGTCGTGAACTTAAATTCCATGGTCCTCGTTATATTATGCTATTCAAGCCGGATGGTTATGTATGTTCTCACGAAGACAGTACACACCCTTCAGCGTTAACGTTATTGGATGAAGTGAATGTAGATAAACTGCATTTCGCGGGTCGCCTTGATGTTGATACAACAGGTTTAGTTCTTATTACTGATGACGGCCAATGGTCACATAAGATCACATCACCAAAGCGTAAGTGCTCTAAAACTTACCGTGTATGGTTAGATGAATCGATTGGTGCTGATTATGCTGAGCAACTAGCTGAAGGCATTCAGCTTAAGAGCGAAACTGGCTTAACTATGCCAGCAGTAATGGAAATTGTTAATGAAGACGAAAATGAGCTTCTATTAACGATCCAAGAAGGTAAATACCACCAAGTGAAGCGTATGTTCGCAGCGCTTGGTAACAAAGTTGAAGGTTTACACCGTTCTCAAATTGGTCAATTAGGCTTAGATTACTCACTTGAACCTGGTGAATATCGCTATTTGACAGAAGAAGAAGTGATTGCTGTTCTTGGCTAATCATTGTTAAGCGATTTT from the Aliivibrio wodanis genome contains:
- a CDS encoding MFS drug resistance transporter; the encoded protein is MTQELTVRNQNESADVPIEPEIPRRHWIALFGGLLGAFMAILDIQITNSSLKDIQGALSATMDESSWISTSYLVAEMIAIPLSGWLSVAIGKRRYLTWTTIIFAVASVLCSVSWNMGSMIVFRAIQGFSGGALIPLAFSLVVQLLPLNKRAVGMALFGVTATFAPSIGPTLGGWLTENFSWHYIFYINIPPAIALICMVNYGLDDEPLKLDSLLKADWFGITTMAIGLGCLEVVLEEGNREEWFSSSFIVTLSIISAISLIYFVINELQHKNPLVNLRLLKQSQFAMSCMAYLILGMALLGSIYVLPMYMIQIQGYNALEIGEVLMWMGFPQLLIFPLVPKLTQIIKAKYLVFFGFSMFGISCFVNTHMSYNFGGDQLIFSMLLRAIGSPFIMVPLSLVAMEEIQKHQVADASTITNVLRNLGGAFSIAIIATMLDNKTREHLGHIKETLTSVSTDGWYQLQQSAAMFVSKGSDPATAMLQAKASLTMTMQRDAAIMAYNDVFLMMTFFLGFAAFMMFFVKSNSNPGSMEGGAH
- the rsuA gene encoding pseudouridine synthase, which encodes MRLDKFLCETTGATRKEATRIIKSGTVTVDGVKTKVTSVKVTDDSTVEWDGRELKFHGPRYIMLFKPDGYVCSHEDSTHPSALTLLDEVNVDKLHFAGRLDVDTTGLVLITDDGQWSHKITSPKRKCSKTYRVWLDESIGADYAEQLAEGIQLKSETGLTMPAVMEIVNEDENELLLTIQEGKYHQVKRMFAALGNKVEGLHRSQIGQLGLDYSLEPGEYRYLTEEEVIAVLG